The nucleotide window ACAGGATCTGAGAAGAGCGGACCGGATCAGCCACTCATCGACTTGTACACGCAGATGAAGTCCTTCTACAATCAGAGGGATGCTTTGTATCAGCAGTTTGAATCGAGAATGGAAAAGGAAGCTCGCGTCTTGCGAATTCCTGACCTGGTTAAAGACATTTCAGATCTGTCTGGGTTGGAAGAACTCAGCGAGTTGATTGAAGAAAGGGAAAAGAAAAAGTGAAGTCTAAAATTCTGGGGCTGAGTTTACTTTCTTTTCTTATGGGCTCCATAGTAGCTTGCAGCTCTTTCCAGATTGATCGAAGTGATGAGTCCGCCGTTGCCGCAAAGAATCTTGCAGAAGAAAATGAAATCAATAATGCCGAAAGACTCTTAGCCCTGGCGCGATTTGAAGAAGCTCGCGCACAGTTCAAGAGTTTTCAAGGGACTTATCCACAGTCATTTTATTTTCAATCTTCACGCTTGGGTGAGGCGGAGTCCTTAGAGGGCCTGGGGAAATGGTCGGAAGCTGTCACCATTGATCGTGATGTGTACGAGAAAACTTTGAAGCACCAACCAGCGATCGCGGCGCGTGCACTTTATCGGATGTCATTTGCCTATGAGGCTTTGGGCGATGATTTAAAAACTTTGGCAACTCTTTTGGATGCCTACAGGATGGGTTCACAACTTCCCAGCGAAGTGGCGAATGCCGAAATTCCTGCGCGCTTGGCATCGGTCTATGGCAAAGCGGGACGTGATAAAGAGGCGATGGAGTATTTGAATCTTGCTGAAAAAGGAATTGCGAAAGTTCGCGAGGAAAAGCGCGATCTGGATCAAACTTGGCTGGCAAAAACTTATGTCCAGATGGGAACGGTCTCGACCAATCAAGTCTCCAGTGAAAATTTCGAGGCCGCAGTCGAAGGTCAAAAGATGGTGCAAGTTTATTTGATCAAGGCGATGCAAATGAATGACCCAATTTGGTCTCAGCGTGGTGTGGATCAGGCTAAGAACACCTATCTCGTTTTCCTCACCTTGCTGCAGGCACAACACGGCAATCGTCAGCTTGAAGCCAATATGGGCGGAAGTTTGAGTGATTTGATCGAACAAGCAGAATTGTTTAAGCCGCTGCAGGGACAAAAAGTGAACAGCTTTGAGAAAGATTTTTTCTCATATCTGCAGGAAGTTAGAAAAAAAATAGAAGATATTTTATATCAAACCAAAGAGACAATGTCTTTGACCGAAGAATCGCAACGTATGAACAGCGTGAAACGGCCAGGCCGGGCCAAGGTAGATGCCTTGCTTCCCGAAGAAGAGAAGCGTCCTATTCAAACGCCTCCGAAAATTGTACCTACTGAAGATCCGAATCTGTAAGGAGATAAGATGGCGAAGCTCACACTTCACAAACAAACACTCGCCAACATGAACGAGATTTGCGAATGGTTCGCGGCAAAGACGGCAACTTTGTCCTATCCTATTTATTCAAGCTATGACATCCGTGATGCCGGCTACA belongs to Bdellovibrio svalbardensis and includes:
- a CDS encoding tetratricopeptide repeat protein, translating into MKSKILGLSLLSFLMGSIVACSSFQIDRSDESAVAAKNLAEENEINNAERLLALARFEEARAQFKSFQGTYPQSFYFQSSRLGEAESLEGLGKWSEAVTIDRDVYEKTLKHQPAIAARALYRMSFAYEALGDDLKTLATLLDAYRMGSQLPSEVANAEIPARLASVYGKAGRDKEAMEYLNLAEKGIAKVREEKRDLDQTWLAKTYVQMGTVSTNQVSSENFEAAVEGQKMVQVYLIKAMQMNDPIWSQRGVDQAKNTYLVFLTLLQAQHGNRQLEANMGGSLSDLIEQAELFKPLQGQKVNSFEKDFFSYLQEVRKKIEDILYQTKETMSLTEESQRMNSVKRPGRAKVDALLPEEEKRPIQTPPKIVPTEDPNL